TTGGGGCGATTTTCCTTCGCGAATTTTCGTCTCTAAATCATATTTGCGGTTTTCAACACGGTCATGCGCCTCTTTTTTGGCTTCTTCGCTGGGTACCTGCTGCGGTGGCTTCGGCAGTTTAGAGGCGTTGACGGGTTTCTGTTTGGGGCGCGAAAGCTGCTGTGCCATCGTTGCGTGCCCCAAAAAAGCTAGAGACATTGCGAGTAAGATCTTTGTAAGACGCATGATTTCCCCTTTTTATTTTCATTTTTCTCTGTGGATTCCGCGGCGGCAAAGTGTATTAAAACAAAGCCATCTAGAGGGCCCTGCGCGAATTAGGCGGGGATGGCGGTCTTAGATTTGTTGTGCATTGCTTCTTTCTTGAAACACGCTCTAAAGACATGTTACGAGGCTCTTAAATTTTCGCCAGAGGAGTATTCATGAGAAATCTAATCGTCGCTATCGCAGGCTTTATGCTTCCTTCATTGGGTTTTGCTTGGTGGGTTCCGCAAATGCAATTCCAAGTCACTCCTCAATGGGCTGCAGTTCAAGTGTATAACTACACAGGCGTCAATGCCTTCTGCCAAGGGCAAGTATTTGGCCTTACACAAACGGGTGTGTGGATGAATTCTTGGTTTCAAGTGTGGGTTCCCGCAGGCGGCTTCCAGTACGCCTACGTTTATGCGAATGGTCCGTACTACTTCGTAAATGCCACAGCCAATGTTCAATGTCAGTAAACTGGCAGTAGGGAGCCGTCTCAGGCTCCCTCTCTTTTAAGCCCACCTGGCCCCCCATAAAGACGAATAGTTATGAACCAATAATCAGTTTTGCGGCCCTCTTCTTTTTTGCAACCCTCTGCATAAAACGCGTGCATTTGCGTTGATTCACTTTCCGGCGTCTTTCAGACTTAGAGGCAGGGGGAACTATGATGAAGCTTATCGTTTTTATGTCTTTAATTTTCACGACGGCCATGGCTTCGGCCAGCGACGTCACAGCGTTGGTCGCCGACTCAGAAAAACAACAGGATCAGTATTACAGCTATAACTTTGGCTCTACTTGGGTGAATAGCCGTATGTACGCGGACTTTTCTTTGACGGCGGGCGAGCAGCAAATTGATCTTCAAGGTGTTTCTATTCGTGGGCAGGCTTTCGATGCAACGACGAACTGCCCAAGAGTTTTGCCTCCGCGCCAGACTTGTTGGACTCGCGTTTTCTTCTGGCCCGCATTCGAAGGCCATTACTATGGCGATTTGATGTTCTATCTTAAGAACAGCACAATCTATGTTCGCCTTTACGGATGGGCCCACAGATAACAAAAAAGGGAGCGGCAAGCTCCCTTTTTTTTATGGAACTATAAATGGAAAGGCTTCTTCCTCTGCGGCCTTTTCTTCACCCGTCAGAGGACAGCGTAAGACCGGCGTATACACCGGAAATACACCTTGCAGCTTGGATTCATAAAGCACGATTTCATTGACATGTATTTTCCCGAAGCTTTTTCTTTTAAACGGAGAAATCATATCTTTCACACTGCGGGGATTGCGAAGGCGCCCGAAGGTCAGGTGAGGCTTGAATTCACGTGCATCCGGATGATCCAGCAGACCGCGCTCTAAAAGAAGATCATCTAGGGCATATTTAAATTCACCTAAATATCTTTTGTTCTGAACACCCAACCATAAAACGCGGGCGTCGTGTTCATTGGAAAAGGCGCCCATATCTTCGATCTTAAGATCAAAGGGCGTAAACTGAGCACAGACTTCGCGCAGGGTCTCTGCCAGCGCGGGCAGTCTTTCTTCAGGCTGCTCGCCCAAAAAGCTGACGGTGATATGGAAGTTATCAACGGGCACCCACTTCACATTGATTTCGCGCCGATCGGCGTTGATTTTCAATTTTTTGTAAGTGGGTAGGAAGGATTCGGAAAGAGGATCCGTGGCATTAAGAGCGAAGAACAGTCTTCTATTCATAAAAAGCCCCCTAAGATCATTATCAGGATCTTAGGGGCGCTTGTCATTTATTCTTTGGTTTAATTAGTAAAGAAAGAACAACGGAACCACCGATAAAGAAGGCAATAATGCCTAAGGACCAAAGAATCGGGAAGTGACCGTCAAAGAGTTTGTTCAGCCATACCATCTTTAGGCCAACGAAAATAAGGACTAAGGCTAGACCATACTTCAACAGATGGAATTTATCGACAACCCCGGCTAGGAGGAAATAAAGCGAACGCAAGCCCAGGATGGCGAAGATATTCGAAGTGAAGACCAACAAAGGTTCATTGGTAATCGCAAAAATAGCGGGTACTGAATCGACCGCAAAAATAATGTCCGTCGCTTCCAGAAAGATCAAGGCGACAAATAAAGGAGTCGCATAACGAATACCATTTTCGATAACGAAGAAACGGTCTTCATGCATACGCTCGTGAATGCGAACGTATTTTCTCATGAATTTGATAAGCCAGTTTTGAGTGGGATCTATTTCCCGCTCGGGTTGAATCATCATTTTTAAACCGGTGATAATCAGGAAGACACCGAAGACCATAACAACCGTTTGGTACTGCATAAGCACAGAGCCCAGGGCGATAAATATCGCACGGAAGATCAAGGCGCCCAGAATTCCATAAAAAAGAACACGGTGTTGGTATTTGGGAGGAACTCCAAAGAATCCGAAAACCACCACAAAGACGAAGATATTATCAATCGAGAGCGACTTTTCGATAACATAACCGGTCAGAAACTGCAGGGCGACGTCCTTGGCGGTCGTGGGATCGGGAAACTTATTAAGCGCGTAAAAGTACAGGCCGGCGTTGAACAGCAAGGCTAAGCTGACCCAAACGATAGACCAAATCGTGGCTTCTCTGAAACCCACGGTATGAGAATGTTTATGAAATACTCCAAGGTCCAAGGCAAGCATCGCCAAAACGAAAGCGATAAATCCAGCGTAAAACCACCAATAGTCTGCAAAAGGGAACAAAAGAATCTGTGTCACAAAAAAGGCCTCCGGACTCAGAGTATAAGGGCTTTCCCAAATTATAAAAAATCGATAATCTTTAACAAGTTATTTGATTTTAACGAAGAGGTCTCATGCCTGTAAAAGTAGCAAACCAAATGCAGTGGCTTAATTATCACCATCTCCACTATTTCTACACAATAGCAAAAGAGGGAAGTATCGCAAAGGCTGCCGAAAAACTGAAGATGGGTCAACCTTCGTTAAGCACGCAGCTTCGGCAACTGGAAGAGTCATTGGGCAAAAATCTTTTTGAACGACGCAAACAAAGACTGCATCTGACAGAGGCCGGTAAGCTGGCTTTTG
This genomic interval from Bdellovibrio sp. ArHS contains the following:
- the thpR gene encoding RNA 2',3'-cyclic phosphodiesterase codes for the protein MNRRLFFALNATDPLSESFLPTYKKLKINADRREINVKWVPVDNFHITVSFLGEQPEERLPALAETLREVCAQFTPFDLKIEDMGAFSNEHDARVLWLGVQNKRYLGEFKYALDDLLLERGLLDHPDAREFKPHLTFGRLRNPRSVKDMISPFKRKSFGKIHVNEIVLYESKLQGVFPVYTPVLRCPLTGEEKAAEEEAFPFIVP
- a CDS encoding TerC family protein, which translates into the protein MTQILLFPFADYWWFYAGFIAFVLAMLALDLGVFHKHSHTVGFREATIWSIVWVSLALLFNAGLYFYALNKFPDPTTAKDVALQFLTGYVIEKSLSIDNIFVFVVVFGFFGVPPKYQHRVLFYGILGALIFRAIFIALGSVLMQYQTVVMVFGVFLIITGLKMMIQPEREIDPTQNWLIKFMRKYVRIHERMHEDRFFVIENGIRYATPLFVALIFLEATDIIFAVDSVPAIFAITNEPLLVFTSNIFAILGLRSLYFLLAGVVDKFHLLKYGLALVLIFVGLKMVWLNKLFDGHFPILWSLGIIAFFIGGSVVLSLLIKPKNK